In Stutzerimonas stutzeri, a genomic segment contains:
- a CDS encoding deoxyguanosinetriphosphate triphosphohydrolase, whose translation MDWHTLLNRERLGKSVHSNEELGRSPFHKDHDRIIFSGAFRRLGRKTQVHPVSSNDHIHTRLTHSLEVSCVGRSLGMRVGEVLRDDMPEWCSPADLGMIIQSACLAHDIGNPPFGHSGEDAIRHWFQQAAGRGWLDSMSNAERADFLNFEGNAQGFRVLTQLEYHQFDGGTRLTYATLGTYLKYPWTSRHAEALGYKKHKFGCYQCELPLLEQIASKLGLPKLDEQRWARHPLVYLMEAADDICYGLIDLEDGLEMDLLDYAEVEALLLNLVGDDLPETYRQLGPGDSRRRKLAILRGKAIEHLTNAAARAFVEQQQALLSGKLAGDLVEHMHGPAKQCVLQAKAMAREKIFQDKRKTLHEIGAYTTLEILLNAFCGAALEQHGGRTPSFKNRRILDLLGSNAPNPDWPLYHSFVRMIDFIAGMTDSYATEMAGEMTGRSSPT comes from the coding sequence TTGGATTGGCACACGTTGCTCAATCGTGAACGGCTCGGGAAATCCGTCCACAGTAATGAAGAGCTTGGTCGAAGTCCGTTTCACAAGGATCACGACAGGATCATCTTTTCCGGAGCGTTCCGTCGGCTCGGGCGCAAGACCCAAGTGCATCCCGTCTCCAGTAACGACCATATACACACTCGTCTTACTCATTCGTTGGAGGTGAGTTGCGTCGGGCGCTCACTCGGTATGCGTGTAGGCGAAGTGTTGCGTGACGATATGCCGGAATGGTGCAGCCCAGCAGACCTCGGCATGATCATTCAGTCTGCCTGCCTCGCTCACGATATCGGCAATCCCCCGTTCGGCCACTCGGGAGAAGATGCGATTCGCCATTGGTTTCAACAGGCTGCCGGACGTGGCTGGCTGGATAGCATGAGCAATGCTGAACGAGCCGATTTCTTGAATTTTGAGGGCAACGCGCAAGGCTTCAGGGTGCTTACGCAGCTTGAGTACCACCAGTTCGACGGTGGTACCCGACTGACCTATGCAACGCTTGGCACCTACCTCAAGTACCCTTGGACATCGCGTCATGCCGAGGCGCTCGGCTACAAGAAACACAAGTTCGGCTGCTATCAGTGCGAGTTGCCTCTGCTCGAACAGATCGCCTCGAAGCTCGGCCTGCCGAAGCTGGACGAGCAGCGCTGGGCGCGTCATCCGCTGGTCTATCTGATGGAGGCGGCAGACGATATTTGCTACGGCCTCATCGATCTGGAAGATGGGCTGGAAATGGACCTGCTCGATTACGCTGAGGTCGAGGCCCTGCTGCTGAACTTGGTGGGCGACGACCTCCCGGAGACCTACCGGCAGCTCGGTCCCGGGGATTCGCGCAGGCGCAAGCTGGCAATTCTCAGAGGCAAGGCCATCGAGCATCTCACCAACGCTGCGGCACGCGCCTTCGTCGAGCAGCAGCAGGCATTGCTGAGCGGGAAACTCGCCGGCGATCTGGTCGAGCATATGCACGGCCCGGCCAAACAGTGCGTGCTGCAAGCCAAAGCCATGGCACGGGAAAAGATCTTTCAAGACAAGCGCAAGACGCTTCACGAAATCGGCGCTTATACCACGCTCGAAATCCTCCTTAACGCCTTCTGTGGCGCCGCACTGGAACAGCACGGCGGAAGGACGCCGTCCTTTAAGAATCGCCGCATACTGGATCTGCTCGGTAGCAACGCACCGAACCCTGACTGGCCGCTGTATCACTCTTTTGTGCGGATGATCGATTTCATCGCCGGCATGACCGACAGCTACGCGACCGAGATGGCCGGCGAAATGACAGGACGCTCAAGCCCGACGTGA
- a CDS encoding FUSC family protein — MKKPLWKIVGWQPGRPAWGAAAVAGLGCALPLLLGLFSGHPGFLWATVGAFQAAKANPLHRLGMLRMLLLIGLGAGSAGLGFWSATHPLISLGLFAFYGLLLAWLQRYGSEAGKLGIGLAICLCLGQGQHGIGDFNNPQAIAALFALGGLWVTLLAFGLRGMHGLRMWPYMPRLFSLMKVLRRRARRTPIHQWRLHALTYIIAAAAGGLIVTLAELPRGYWLTLAVFTSLQMDLQRSLVRALQASIGIFCAAAVLIYMGHSLADPPMMVMIMLPLVMLSRAFQAHHYGLFVLQTTLSFLLLAETLAQDWELPQIRLINAAIGVGVALGVTLLIYMLRRLIARIALRKSRQTTATEQDRNDSITP, encoded by the coding sequence ATGAAGAAACCGCTATGGAAAATCGTCGGTTGGCAGCCTGGCCGCCCCGCCTGGGGCGCAGCGGCCGTCGCCGGCCTCGGCTGTGCGTTACCGCTTCTGCTCGGGTTGTTCAGTGGCCACCCCGGTTTTCTATGGGCCACGGTCGGGGCCTTTCAGGCGGCCAAGGCGAACCCGCTGCACCGCCTCGGCATGCTACGAATGCTGTTGTTGATAGGCCTCGGTGCCGGTAGCGCCGGGCTGGGATTCTGGTCAGCGACGCACCCTCTGATCAGCCTTGGCCTGTTTGCTTTCTACGGCCTGTTATTGGCATGGCTGCAGCGCTATGGCAGTGAGGCCGGCAAGCTCGGGATCGGCCTGGCGATCTGCCTATGCCTTGGCCAAGGTCAGCATGGCATCGGTGACTTCAACAATCCGCAGGCGATTGCGGCACTGTTCGCCCTGGGAGGTCTTTGGGTCACCTTGCTGGCTTTCGGATTACGCGGCATGCATGGCTTGCGCATGTGGCCGTACATGCCTCGGTTATTCAGCTTGATGAAAGTGCTGCGTCGCCGCGCGCGGCGTACGCCAATTCATCAATGGCGTCTGCATGCCCTGACTTACATAATCGCAGCGGCCGCCGGCGGTCTGATAGTGACCCTTGCCGAGCTTCCTCGGGGGTATTGGTTGACGCTGGCTGTCTTCACCAGCCTACAGATGGATCTGCAGCGTAGCCTCGTTCGTGCCCTGCAAGCCAGCATAGGAATTTTCTGTGCAGCTGCAGTACTGATATACATGGGGCATAGCCTGGCGGATCCGCCAATGATGGTGATGATCATGCTGCCATTAGTGATGCTGAGTCGGGCTTTTCAGGCACATCACTATGGGCTTTTCGTCCTGCAGACGACGTTGAGCTTCTTGCTGTTGGCAGAAACATTGGCACAAGACTGGGAATTGCCGCAGATACGCCTGATCAATGCTGCCATTGGCGTGGGTGTGGCGCTGGGCGTCACCTTGCTGATTTACATGTTGCGCCGGTTGATTGCCCGGATTGCATTGCGCAAATCCCGACAAACAACCGCGACCGAGCAGGACAGGAACGATTCGATCACGCCTTAG
- a CDS encoding YggL family protein, producing MATNRSRRLRKKLCVDEFQELGFEVNLTYRDGLDAKAVDDFLEAFLNEAIEANGLGYIGGEDYGFVCLASRGSVNEEQRGLVEAWLKGRNELSEFNVSPLMDVWYPENEINAKA from the coding sequence ATGGCTACCAATCGCTCGCGTCGCCTGCGTAAGAAACTCTGTGTCGATGAATTTCAAGAACTGGGTTTCGAAGTCAATCTGACCTACCGTGACGGCCTCGATGCCAAAGCCGTCGACGACTTTCTCGAGGCCTTCCTGAACGAAGCCATCGAAGCCAACGGTCTGGGCTACATCGGGGGTGAGGATTACGGTTTCGTGTGCCTGGCCAGTCGTGGCTCGGTCAATGAAGAGCAGCGCGGGCTGGTCGAGGCGTGGCTTAAGGGTCGCAACGAACTATCCGAATTCAACGTAAGCCCGTTGATGGACGTCTGGTATCCGGAAAACGAGATCAACGCTAAGGCGTGA
- the dacB gene encoding D-alanyl-D-alanine carboxypeptidase/D-alanyl-D-alanine endopeptidase, with the protein MPLISTLSVAADRNRVINKFLGRVAIATLTLPLAFAAVAETVNQTLPPRVAQALKANKIESSALSVVMLPLNSNASPTFVNADVSVNPASTMKLVTTYAALELLGPNHQWKTEFYADGPIEKGTLNGNLYLKGGGDPKLNMEKLWLLLRDLRANGVQTVTGDLVLDRSHFVQPSLPIFNDDGNDKNKPFLVGPDSLLVNLKALRFIARNDGGKVNVTVEPPIATVRVDNRIQALPKAKCPGWPDIRYNPIEKADGVTVVVTGKLPAGCSGQTYLSLLDHQRYAAGAVRAIWKELGGSILGSDRVAQVPKDARMIARAYSPDLAEIIRDINKYSNNTMARQLFLSLGAEFRNETDADDSIAAQRVIRQWLAKKGLISPHLVIENGSGLSRAERVSARELASLLQAAWQSPYAAEFISSMPLAAIDGTMRKRLHNTGVAGKAHIKTGTLNTVRAIAGYSRDNDGNTWAVVAILNHPRPWGASSVLDQVLVNLYNRPSNESTAQR; encoded by the coding sequence ATGCCCTTGATTTCTACTCTCTCTGTTGCAGCCGATCGGAACAGAGTCATCAACAAGTTCCTCGGCCGTGTCGCGATCGCCACGCTGACGCTTCCGCTGGCATTTGCGGCCGTCGCCGAAACAGTTAACCAGACCCTGCCACCCCGGGTGGCGCAGGCGCTCAAAGCGAACAAGATAGAAAGCAGTGCCCTGTCCGTCGTCATGCTGCCACTCAACAGCAACGCGTCGCCGACCTTTGTGAACGCCGACGTGTCGGTCAATCCTGCCTCGACCATGAAGTTGGTCACGACCTACGCTGCGCTGGAATTGCTGGGCCCCAACCATCAGTGGAAGACGGAATTCTATGCTGACGGGCCTATTGAAAAGGGTACTCTCAACGGGAACCTCTATCTCAAGGGTGGAGGCGACCCCAAGCTCAACATGGAGAAACTCTGGTTGTTGCTGCGTGATCTGCGCGCCAATGGGGTTCAGACCGTGACCGGCGATTTGGTACTCGACCGCAGTCATTTCGTGCAACCTTCATTGCCGATTTTCAACGACGATGGCAACGACAAGAACAAGCCGTTCCTCGTCGGACCGGATTCCCTGCTGGTCAATCTCAAGGCACTTCGTTTTATTGCACGCAACGATGGCGGCAAGGTAAACGTCACGGTCGAGCCGCCGATCGCCACGGTTCGCGTCGACAATCGCATCCAGGCTTTACCGAAGGCCAAGTGCCCCGGCTGGCCCGATATACGCTACAACCCCATCGAGAAGGCTGACGGCGTTACGGTCGTGGTCACCGGCAAACTTCCGGCCGGATGCAGCGGCCAGACCTATCTGTCCTTACTCGACCATCAGCGCTACGCGGCCGGCGCCGTCCGAGCAATCTGGAAGGAATTGGGCGGCAGCATTCTGGGCAGCGACCGAGTCGCCCAGGTACCCAAGGATGCGCGGATGATCGCTCGCGCCTATTCACCGGATCTGGCCGAGATCATTCGCGACATCAACAAGTACAGCAACAACACCATGGCGCGACAGCTGTTCCTGAGCCTGGGCGCAGAATTTCGCAACGAAACGGACGCCGATGATTCGATAGCCGCGCAGCGGGTGATCCGCCAGTGGCTGGCGAAAAAGGGATTGATTTCACCGCACCTGGTCATCGAGAACGGCTCCGGCCTGTCGCGTGCCGAGCGTGTCAGCGCCCGAGAGCTGGCCAGCCTGCTGCAGGCGGCCTGGCAGAGCCCGTATGCGGCGGAGTTCATTTCCTCGATGCCGCTCGCAGCCATAGACGGCACCATGCGCAAGCGCCTGCACAACACTGGCGTGGCTGGCAAGGCACATATCAAGACGGGAACGCTGAATACGGTGCGGGCGATCGCCGGCTATAGCCGCGACAACGACGGCAATACCTGGGCTGTCGTCGCCATTCTCAACCACCCGCGTCCGTGGGGCGCTTCTTCGGTATTGGATCAGGTTCTGGTCAACCTCTATAACCGCCCGAGCAACGAAAGCACCGCGCAACGCTAA
- the rlmKL gene encoding bifunctional 23S rRNA (guanine(2069)-N(7))-methyltransferase RlmK/23S rRNA (guanine(2445)-N(2))-methyltransferase RlmL translates to MTDRHELILTCPKGLEGLLLEEAIGLGLEEAREQTAAIRGFANMEVAYRLCLWSRLANRVLLVIHRFATVNAETLYEGVHQVDWSEHLEATGSLAVEFSGHGSGIDNTHFGALKVKDAIVDRLRTASGERPSVDKLNPDLRVHLRLDRGQAILSLDLSGHSLHQRGYRLQQGAAPLKENLAAAVLIRAGWPRIAAAGGALTDPMCGVGTFLIEGALMAADVAPNLRRERWGFSAWLGHVPAIWNRLHAEAKARAEAGLARKPLWIRGYEADPRLIQPAKNNIERAGLANWIRVYQGDVATFEPRPDQHQKGLVICNPPYGERLGDEASLVYLYQNLGERLRQACLGWEAAVLTSAPDLGKRTGIRSHKQYAFWNGALPCKLLLIKVELDQFVTGQRKASVESTIEEQPAAELARLSEGGQMFANRLQKNLKLLGKWARREGIQCYRLYDADMPEYALAIDLYGDWVHVQEYAPPRSIDPEKAQARLYDALGAIPQALGISRDRVVVKRRERQSGTRQYERQASQGEFLEVREGDIKLLVNLTDYLDTGLFLDHRPLRLRIAREAADKRFLNLYCYTATATVHAVKGGARSTTSVDLSKTYLDWARRNLALNGLSDRQRLEQADVMAWLEEDRGEYDLIFIDPPTFSNSKRMEGVFDVQRDHVALLDLAMARLATGGTLYFSNNFRKFVLDTGITERYAVEEITGATLDEDFRRNSKIHRAWKLQAR, encoded by the coding sequence ATGACTGATCGCCACGAACTCATCCTCACCTGCCCCAAGGGGCTGGAAGGTCTGTTGCTTGAAGAGGCCATTGGCCTCGGACTTGAGGAGGCGCGCGAGCAGACCGCAGCGATCCGAGGGTTTGCCAACATGGAGGTTGCGTATCGGCTGTGCCTCTGGTCGCGTCTGGCCAATCGAGTGTTGCTGGTGATCCATCGTTTCGCCACGGTAAATGCCGAGACTCTGTATGAAGGCGTTCACCAGGTGGACTGGTCGGAACATCTCGAGGCTACCGGCAGCCTGGCCGTCGAATTCAGCGGTCATGGATCGGGAATCGACAATACTCACTTTGGTGCGCTGAAGGTAAAGGACGCGATCGTCGATCGCCTTCGAACGGCATCCGGCGAGCGCCCGAGTGTCGACAAGCTGAATCCGGATCTTCGTGTACATCTGCGGCTCGATCGCGGTCAGGCGATCCTTTCATTGGATCTTTCCGGGCACAGCCTGCACCAGCGCGGCTACCGCCTGCAGCAGGGCGCCGCGCCCCTGAAGGAGAACCTGGCGGCCGCCGTGCTGATTCGCGCGGGCTGGCCCCGTATCGCCGCAGCGGGTGGCGCGCTGACGGACCCGATGTGTGGCGTGGGTACCTTTCTTATCGAAGGTGCGCTGATGGCCGCTGATGTCGCGCCCAATCTGCGTCGTGAGCGCTGGGGGTTCAGTGCGTGGTTAGGGCATGTTCCAGCCATTTGGAACCGTCTGCATGCCGAAGCGAAGGCGCGCGCCGAAGCGGGACTGGCCAGAAAGCCGTTGTGGATACGGGGTTACGAGGCGGATCCGCGGCTGATACAGCCGGCCAAGAACAATATCGAGCGCGCCGGCCTGGCGAACTGGATCCGTGTCTACCAGGGCGATGTCGCCACGTTTGAGCCGCGCCCCGATCAGCACCAGAAGGGATTAGTGATCTGCAACCCGCCCTACGGCGAGCGGTTGGGCGATGAAGCGAGCCTGGTCTATCTCTATCAGAATCTCGGAGAACGCCTGCGACAAGCCTGCCTCGGTTGGGAAGCTGCGGTGCTGACATCTGCACCGGATCTTGGCAAGCGCACGGGTATCCGCAGTCACAAGCAATACGCCTTCTGGAATGGTGCGCTGCCGTGCAAGCTGTTGTTGATCAAGGTCGAGTTGGATCAGTTCGTTACCGGACAGCGCAAGGCTTCGGTTGAGAGCACGATCGAGGAGCAGCCCGCCGCGGAGCTGGCGCGCCTCAGTGAAGGTGGTCAGATGTTCGCCAACCGGCTGCAAAAGAATCTGAAGCTGCTCGGCAAGTGGGCTCGTAGGGAAGGCATCCAATGCTATCGGCTATACGACGCCGACATGCCCGAGTATGCCCTGGCCATCGATCTGTATGGTGACTGGGTGCATGTGCAGGAATATGCACCGCCGCGTTCGATCGATCCGGAGAAAGCGCAGGCGCGTCTGTACGACGCGCTGGGTGCGATCCCCCAAGCGTTGGGTATTTCCCGCGACCGTGTGGTGGTCAAACGCCGCGAGCGTCAGAGCGGGACGCGCCAGTACGAGCGCCAAGCCAGTCAGGGCGAGTTCCTCGAAGTGAGGGAGGGCGACATCAAGTTACTGGTGAATCTCACCGATTATCTCGATACCGGACTGTTTCTCGATCATCGCCCGCTGCGCCTGCGCATCGCGCGCGAAGCGGCTGACAAGCGCTTTCTGAACCTGTACTGCTATACGGCCACGGCCACCGTGCACGCTGTCAAAGGTGGCGCTCGCAGCACTACCAGCGTCGATCTATCGAAAACCTATCTGGACTGGGCACGGCGCAATCTAGCCCTCAACGGCTTGTCCGATCGGCAGCGTCTGGAGCAGGCGGATGTGATGGCATGGCTGGAGGAGGATCGTGGCGAGTACGATCTGATCTTCATCGACCCGCCGACCTTCTCCAATTCGAAGCGAATGGAAGGTGTTTTCGATGTCCAGCGTGATCATGTCGCCTTGCTCGATCTCGCCATGGCGCGGCTGGCAACCGGCGGTACGCTGTATTTTTCCAACAACTTCCGCAAGTTCGTGCTCGACACGGGCATCACCGAGCGCTACGCGGTGGAGGAAATCACCGGCGCCACACTGGACGAGGATTTCCGGCGCAACAGCAAGATCCATCGCGCCTGGAAGCTCCAGGCGCGATGA
- the rmf gene encoding ribosome modulation factor: protein MRRLKRDPMERAFLRGYQHGIHGKSRDLCPFSHPEVRQAWINGWREGRGDNWDGLTGAAGLHRLNELHAVG from the coding sequence ATGAGAAGACTCAAGCGTGATCCGATGGAACGAGCATTTCTACGCGGTTATCAGCATGGCATACACGGTAAATCTCGCGATCTCTGTCCTTTTTCTCATCCCGAAGTACGCCAAGCCTGGATTAACGGCTGGCGGGAGGGTCGCGGCGACAACTGGGACGGTCTGACCGGTGCGGCCGGTCTTCATCGATTAAACGAACTTCACGCGGTCGGCTGA